A single region of the Acinetobacter sp. WCHA45 genome encodes:
- a CDS encoding alpha-ketoglutarate-dependent dioxygenase AlkB family protein — translation MQLFDIDADPSHNYLPYQGTVQYYGKVIPNLRADDYFDKLMQNIAWENDQAIIFGRKIITKRKVAWYGDQAFEYTYSNIHKYALPWTKELLELKVFVESLTGELFNSCLLNLYHTGEEGMAWHSDDETVLKRDGAIASLSFGAERRFAFKHKHSKEKIELYLEHGSLLVMKDTTQSYWLHRLPPTKKVTTPRVNLTFRTIID, via the coding sequence ATGCAACTATTTGATATTGATGCGGATCCAAGTCATAACTATTTACCGTATCAAGGCACTGTTCAATATTATGGAAAAGTGATTCCAAATTTGAGAGCAGACGATTATTTTGACAAGCTCATGCAAAATATTGCATGGGAAAATGATCAAGCAATCATTTTTGGCCGAAAAATCATTACCAAAAGAAAAGTGGCTTGGTATGGTGATCAGGCATTTGAATATACCTATTCAAATATCCATAAATATGCGTTGCCTTGGACAAAAGAATTACTCGAATTAAAGGTATTTGTTGAAAGCTTAACAGGTGAATTATTTAACTCATGCCTGCTCAATCTTTATCACACAGGTGAAGAAGGCATGGCTTGGCATAGTGATGATGAAACAGTTCTTAAGAGAGATGGTGCAATCGCTTCACTCAGTTTTGGGGCAGAAAGAAGATTTGCATTTAAACATAAACATAGTAAGGAAAAAATCGAGTTGTACTTAGAGCATGGCAGTTTACTGGTGATGAAAGATACAACACAAAGCTACTGGCTACATCGTTTACCACCCACCAAGAAAGTGACCACACCTAGAGTTAATTTGACCTTTAGAACAATTATCGATTGA
- a CDS encoding MFS transporter translates to MSNTQNMSQNKALLWFMATACGLCAGANYYSQPLIHSIQQFFAVTEGQAALTVTFAQVSYALGLLFIVPMGDVVNKTKFIPLLMALCAVGLFICAFSVNLPMLWIGTILVGLFSVAAQVLIPLATMTVEPEKTGEVVGFLMSGLLVGILLSTSLAGLFSNLFHWKVIYVVSGILMLILAYALKSRLPYVMRIKMDYRQIFVSMAELLKQEKRLLLRALTGAFAFAAVSILYSTIALLLTAAHHLPDLVIGMVSLVGIFGALSTQYIGRYADQGYTKQLTWIGCGLFILSWICFYFGQTFLFSYILGFAVTQLALALVHTSNQSIIFRLRPDAKSRINAIYMTAYFTGGACGSALGIFSWNHGGWTMTCIAGISLVFACILFSLLDNYLIYKNENTANNC, encoded by the coding sequence ATGTCAAACACCCAAAATATGAGTCAAAATAAAGCCTTACTCTGGTTTATGGCAACAGCATGTGGTTTATGCGCAGGTGCAAACTATTATAGCCAACCCTTAATTCACTCCATTCAGCAATTTTTTGCAGTGACAGAGGGGCAAGCAGCCCTGACTGTAACTTTTGCTCAAGTTTCTTATGCGCTCGGTTTGCTCTTTATTGTTCCAATGGGCGATGTCGTTAATAAGACCAAATTTATTCCGCTCTTAATGGCATTATGTGCGGTAGGCCTATTTATTTGTGCTTTCTCTGTGAATCTACCAATGCTTTGGATTGGTACAATTCTAGTTGGACTATTTTCTGTCGCTGCTCAAGTGTTAATTCCACTCGCAACCATGACTGTTGAACCAGAAAAAACAGGTGAAGTTGTTGGCTTTCTCATGAGTGGTTTATTGGTTGGTATTTTACTTTCCACAAGTCTTGCAGGGCTGTTTTCAAATTTGTTTCATTGGAAAGTCATTTATGTCGTGAGTGGTATTTTAATGTTGATTTTGGCTTATGCACTCAAAAGTCGACTTCCATATGTTATGCGAATCAAAATGGATTACAGACAAATTTTTGTCTCTATGGCTGAATTATTAAAACAAGAAAAACGTTTGCTATTACGTGCATTGACAGGTGCTTTTGCATTTGCGGCAGTCAGTATTTTGTACTCAACGATTGCTTTATTGCTCACAGCAGCACATCATCTTCCTGACCTTGTGATTGGAATGGTTAGCCTTGTCGGTATTTTCGGCGCATTATCAACTCAATATATAGGTCGTTACGCTGACCAAGGTTATACCAAACAATTAACTTGGATCGGTTGTGGCTTGTTCATCCTCAGTTGGATTTGTTTCTATTTTGGACAAACTTTTCTATTCAGCTACATTCTTGGATTTGCCGTTACCCAATTGGCTTTAGCGCTTGTCCATACCAGTAATCAAAGTATTATTTTCCGTTTAAGACCTGATGCAAAATCTCGAATTAATGCCATATATATGACGGCGTATTTTACAGGCGGTGCTTGTGGCTCTGCACTTGGGATTTTTTCATGGAATCATGGTGGTTGGACAATGACGTGCATCGCTGGAATAAGTCTTGTTTTTGCCTGTATACTTTTTAGTTTATTGGATAATTACTTAATTTATAAAAATGAAAATACTGCAAATAATTGCTAG
- a CDS encoding RidA family protein, whose amino-acid sequence MNKINTQAFQIIHPEALYHPRSNGYSHIAVVKPNMRIIHLAGQGGENKNGELSPFFDQQVQQVFYNIQQALASIQATLSDIAVLRVLIVDHDTQKHQLVIKTIVDLWKTYEFPVCTLIPVTGLALPEMQIEIEATAYTA is encoded by the coding sequence ATGAATAAAATAAATACTCAAGCCTTTCAAATAATTCATCCTGAAGCGCTCTATCATCCTAGAAGCAATGGATATAGTCATATTGCTGTTGTGAAACCGAATATGCGAATTATTCATCTCGCGGGGCAAGGTGGAGAAAATAAAAATGGTGAACTTTCACCTTTTTTTGACCAACAGGTACAACAAGTCTTTTATAATATTCAACAGGCTTTAGCCTCAATTCAAGCAACACTTTCAGATATTGCCGTGTTACGTGTTCTGATTGTTGATCATGACACTCAGAAACATCAGCTGGTGATTAAAACAATAGTGGATCTTTGGAAAACTTATGAATTCCCTGTTTGTACACTTATTCCAGTCACAGGCTTAGCATTACCAGAAATGCAAATTGAAATCGAAGCGACTGCGTATACTGCCTAA
- a CDS encoding cytochrome b562 — MIKKTLATVIMFSSLALSSTVMAAGLHDDMEALGKNYKAFNQAKNPQAATTALNNMRNAAAHSKQYKLAVNTTDKVPTSTTLFDQIIVEIDKAKVLVQAGKLDEAKKQGKKIAELRDQGHKYYTH, encoded by the coding sequence ATGATTAAAAAAACTTTAGCCACCGTGATTATGTTTTCTTCTCTTGCCCTTAGCAGCACCGTTATGGCTGCGGGTTTACATGATGATATGGAAGCTTTAGGTAAAAACTATAAAGCGTTTAACCAAGCTAAAAATCCACAAGCAGCGACAACTGCTTTAAATAATATGCGTAATGCAGCAGCGCATTCAAAACAATATAAATTAGCGGTAAATACAACGGACAAAGTACCGACCTCAACAACTTTATTTGATCAAATTATTGTTGAGATTGATAAGGCTAAAGTACTTGTTCAAGCAGGTAAATTAGATGAAGCAAAAAAACAGGGCAAAAAAATTGCCGAGTTACGTGATCAGGGACATAAATACTATACACATTAA
- a CDS encoding bifunctional transcriptional activator/DNA repair enzyme AdaA: MSSQQHYQKVAQAIAYIQQNFQQQPQLDEVAAHIHLSSAHFQRLFTEWVGTSPKKFLQYTSIEYAKQILKQQQGSIFDATFATGLSSTSRLHDLFLQIEGMTPAEYKNGGEALTISYQFADTLFGEVLVASTSKGICALTFVKNPTEALQHLKEQFPKAMFIAQSDSLQQSALALFQTDHNQLAKIKLHLKGTAFQLKVWQSLLKIPMGQLTTYGELAKSIDHPKAARAVGTAIGSNPIAFLIPCHRVIQSTGAFGGYEWGQVRKTAMIAWEGLHSHATI; the protein is encoded by the coding sequence ATGTCCTCACAACAACATTATCAAAAAGTTGCTCAAGCAATTGCTTATATTCAACAAAATTTTCAGCAGCAGCCACAACTTGATGAGGTGGCAGCTCATATTCATTTGAGCTCAGCACATTTTCAGCGTCTATTTACGGAATGGGTAGGGACGAGCCCTAAGAAGTTTTTACAATATACCAGTATTGAATATGCAAAACAGATTCTGAAGCAGCAACAGGGCAGTATCTTTGATGCGACTTTTGCCACAGGTTTATCGAGTACCAGTCGATTACATGATCTTTTCCTTCAGATTGAAGGAATGACGCCTGCTGAATATAAAAATGGTGGTGAAGCTTTAACAATTTCTTATCAATTTGCAGACACATTATTCGGTGAGGTTTTAGTTGCTTCAACATCCAAGGGGATTTGTGCTTTAACATTTGTAAAAAACCCAACAGAAGCTTTACAGCATTTAAAAGAACAATTTCCTAAAGCAATGTTTATTGCTCAATCAGATTCACTTCAACAAAGTGCTCTAGCCCTATTTCAGACAGATCACAATCAATTGGCCAAGATTAAATTACATTTAAAAGGGACTGCGTTTCAGTTGAAGGTTTGGCAATCTTTACTCAAAATTCCAATGGGTCAACTCACGACTTATGGAGAGCTTGCAAAATCGATTGATCATCCTAAAGCCGCACGTGCGGTGGGTACTGCAATTGGTAGTAATCCGATTGCTTTTCTGATTCCATGCCATCGTGTGATTCAATCGACAGGTGCATTCGGCGGATATGAATGGGGACAAGTGAGAAAAACGGCGATGATTGCTTGGGAGGGTCTTCATAGTCATGCAACTATTTGA
- a CDS encoding rhodanese-like domain-containing protein, which translates to MERWLEFMGNHPFLFGALGVLIVLFFILEGQRNGRKISPQSLGILVKAKNAMLIDLRDAKDFRDGHISGSRNIPYSQITSHVDELKASDRPLVFICNLGQVAGTALQKVAHADSYRLDGGISNWKAQGLPLVKSKTKA; encoded by the coding sequence GTGGAACGCTGGTTAGAGTTTATGGGGAATCACCCCTTCTTGTTTGGTGCGCTCGGCGTATTAATTGTGTTGTTCTTTATTTTAGAAGGACAACGCAATGGCCGTAAAATTTCACCACAATCACTCGGTATTTTGGTCAAGGCAAAAAATGCCATGTTGATCGACTTACGTGATGCGAAAGATTTCCGTGATGGTCACATCAGCGGTAGCCGTAACATTCCATATAGCCAAATCACAAGTCATGTAGATGAGTTAAAAGCAAGTGATCGTCCATTGGTATTTATATGTAACTTAGGTCAAGTTGCGGGTACAGCATTACAAAAAGTTGCGCATGCAGATAGCTATCGTCTAGATGGTGGTATCAGCAACTGGAAAGCTCAAGGCTTACCCTTAGTTAAAAGTAAAACCAAAGCTTAA
- the grxC gene encoding glutaredoxin 3, which yields MTTSNVTIYSTLSCPYCVRAKQLLERKGVAYKEINLSNEAPEVRIELMQRTNHRTVPQIFIKDQFIGGFDQLYALEREGKLDQLLA from the coding sequence ATGACAACCTCAAACGTCACAATTTATTCAACGCTGTCTTGCCCATACTGTGTACGTGCAAAACAATTACTTGAGCGTAAAGGCGTTGCTTATAAAGAAATTAATCTTTCCAACGAAGCCCCTGAAGTTCGTATTGAGTTAATGCAACGTACCAATCATCGTACTGTGCCTCAAATTTTTATCAAAGACCAATTCATTGGCGGTTTTGATCAACTTTATGCTTTAGAGCGTGAAGGTAAACTCGACCAATTATTAGCTTAA
- the orn gene encoding oligoribonuclease has product MSSTPDTRLIWIDLEMTGLDTDNDKIIEIATIITDDNLNILAEGPVLAVHQSDLILNAMDEWNTKQHGQSGLIERVRRSKLNAQDVEQQTLEFLKKWVNPKSSPMCGNSICQDRRFLHRLMPELEQFFHYRNLDVSSVKELAKRWRPEIMSGLKKNASHLAMDDIRDSIAELKYYREYFFIMNH; this is encoded by the coding sequence ATGAGCAGCACCCCAGATACACGATTAATTTGGATTGACCTTGAAATGACAGGTCTTGATACTGATAATGACAAGATTATTGAAATTGCAACAATTATTACAGATGACAACCTTAATATTTTAGCTGAAGGGCCTGTTTTAGCTGTTCATCAATCAGATCTCATTTTGAATGCAATGGATGAGTGGAATACCAAGCAACATGGTCAATCTGGTTTAATCGAGCGTGTACGTCGCAGCAAGTTGAATGCACAAGATGTAGAGCAGCAAACACTTGAGTTCTTAAAGAAATGGGTCAATCCAAAATCTTCGCCGATGTGTGGTAATTCGATTTGCCAAGATCGCCGTTTCTTGCATCGTTTAATGCCAGAGTTGGAACAATTTTTCCATTACCGTAATTTAGATGTGTCTTCTGTGAAAGAGTTAGCGAAACGCTGGAGACCTGAAATTATGAGTGGTTTAAAGAAAAATGCCTCACATTTGGCAATGGACGATATTCGTGATTCGATTGCTGAATTAAAATATTACCGTGAATACTTTTTTATTATGAATCATTAA
- the rsgA gene encoding ribosome small subunit-dependent GTPase A → MALIRKRRLTEQQQRRIEKQHKSRQDDIDTSQDLDGLVVQHYGRQLEVQALSVPEQHPEKPQIAEGEPEPFWKPIELDSIWRCHTRTNLELLVTGDRVKWQADPNTGLGIITAIYPRQSLLTRPDRYHKVKPVAANISLIVIVFAPLPEPAPTLIDRYLVACADANIPALLVLNKSDLLTDHDPILTMLSEYETLGYETLICHSRGDLSKLSTRLDNETVAFVGQSGVGKSSLINTIVPDAAQKTNVISENSALGQHTTTSTRLIKFGTNGALIDSPGIREFGLWHLSLEKVRTGFPDIEAHLGLCQFRNCTHTHEKNCALKQAVDAGEILPRRLDSYLRLIDEIQEAQQKS, encoded by the coding sequence ATGGCTTTAATTCGTAAGCGTCGTTTAACTGAACAACAACAGCGTCGTATTGAGAAACAACACAAATCCCGTCAAGACGACATTGATACATCGCAAGATTTAGATGGGCTGGTTGTTCAGCATTATGGGCGTCAACTCGAAGTGCAAGCCTTATCGGTTCCAGAACAACATCCTGAAAAACCACAAATTGCCGAAGGTGAACCAGAGCCATTCTGGAAACCAATCGAGTTAGATAGTATCTGGCGCTGTCATACTCGTACTAATTTAGAACTCTTGGTTACAGGTGATCGAGTCAAGTGGCAAGCAGATCCGAATACGGGCTTAGGTATTATTACTGCGATTTATCCAAGACAATCATTGCTCACTCGACCAGATCGTTATCATAAAGTTAAACCTGTTGCGGCAAATATTAGCCTGATTGTGATTGTATTTGCGCCGTTACCAGAACCTGCTCCAACATTGATTGACCGTTATCTAGTGGCCTGTGCCGATGCCAACATTCCTGCGTTATTGGTACTCAACAAATCAGATTTACTGACTGACCATGATCCTATTCTCACGATGCTCAGTGAGTATGAAACTTTGGGTTATGAAACTCTGATTTGTCATTCTCGTGGTGATCTATCTAAGTTGTCTACACGTTTGGATAATGAGACGGTGGCTTTCGTTGGGCAGTCTGGTGTCGGTAAAAGCTCGCTCATCAATACCATCGTTCCAGATGCTGCACAAAAAACCAATGTGATTTCCGAAAATTCAGCACTTGGTCAGCACACCACCACCTCAACGCGTTTGATTAAATTTGGAACAAACGGTGCGTTAATTGATTCTCCTGGAATTCGCGAATTTGGGCTATGGCATCTCAGTTTAGAAAAGGTGCGTACAGGTTTTCCCGACATCGAAGCCCATTTAGGGCTGTGCCAGTTCCGTAACTGCACCCATACACATGAGAAAAATTGTGCCCTAAAACAAGCGGTTGACGCAGGTGAAATTTTGCCGCGTCGTTTAGACAGTTACCTACGCCTCATTGATGAGATTCAAGAAGCGCAGCAAAAAAGTTAG
- the secB gene encoding protein-export chaperone SecB — MSEEQVQPQLALERIYTKDISFEVPGAQVFTKQWQPELNINLSSTAEKIDPTHYEVSLKVVVQANNENETAFIVDVTQSGIFLIDGVEEDRLPYILGAYCPNILFPFLRECVNDLVTKGSFPQLLLTPINFDAEFEANMQRLQADADAQGQA; from the coding sequence ATGAGCGAAGAACAAGTTCAACCACAACTCGCGTTAGAACGTATTTATACAAAAGACATTTCTTTTGAGGTTCCTGGTGCGCAAGTATTTACTAAACAATGGCAGCCAGAACTCAATATCAATTTATCTTCTACAGCAGAAAAAATTGATCCAACACACTATGAAGTGTCTTTAAAAGTTGTGGTTCAAGCAAATAATGAAAATGAAACTGCGTTCATCGTTGATGTAACTCAATCAGGTATTTTCCTTATTGATGGTGTAGAAGAAGATCGCCTTCCTTACATCTTAGGTGCATACTGCCCAAATATTCTATTCCCATTCTTACGTGAGTGTGTAAATGACTTAGTCACTAAGGGTAGCTTCCCACAATTGTTACTTACACCAATTAACTTTGATGCTGAGTTCGAAGCAAACATGCAACGTTTACAAGCGGATGCTGATGCACAAGGTCAAGCATAA